One Candidatus Marsarchaeota archaeon DNA segment encodes these proteins:
- a CDS encoding type IV toxin-antitoxin system AbiEi family antitoxin domain-containing protein: protein MKYIRFVLEHFSDPGFPVATLTDIRTALKPKGISDAYLKRLINYLMHDGKLSRITKGVYTLHNDMTTVGFAFQPFYYGLENALTIRKLWEQGTNPVVITPRKVRTGLRTFLGNNYVVQRIDKELFFGYELVKYYDFWIPVSDIEKTLIDFVYFKHYLRKDVLKELKRTANREKLSGYLKAYAPRFKSLFAKAVKMKLP from the coding sequence TTGAAGTATATAAGATTTGTTTTGGAGCATTTCAGCGACCCCGGCTTTCCAGTAGCGACGCTTACAGACATCAGGACAGCTCTAAAACCAAAAGGCATAAGTGACGCATACCTCAAGAGGCTTATCAACTACCTGATGCATGACGGCAAGCTGTCCAGGATAACAAAGGGGGTATACACGCTCCACAATGACATGACTACGGTCGGCTTCGCCTTCCAGCCCTTTTACTACGGCCTTGAGAATGCCCTCACAATAAGAAAACTATGGGAGCAAGGCACAAACCCTGTCGTCATAACCCCTAGGAAAGTCAGGACTGGGTTAAGGACGTTCTTGGGAAACAATTACGTAGTGCAGAGGATTGACAAGGAGCTGTTTTTTGGGTACGAGCTCGTCAAGTACTATGACTTTTGGATTCCTGTGTCAGACATTGAAAAAACACTCATCGATTTCGTATACTTCAAGCACTACCTTAGGAAAGACGTTCTCAAAGAGCTGAAGCGCACTGCCAACCGCGAGAAACTCTCAGGCTATTTGAAGGCGTATGCGCCCAGGTTCAAAAGCCTGTTTGCCAAGGCAGTTAAAATGAAATTGCCCTGA
- a CDS encoding nucleotidyl transferase AbiEii/AbiGii toxin family protein: protein MDLPIIKLLKRREYQDLAKFQDMVVTALYQADSRIVLHGGTAIWRCFSGSRLSYDIDAYVSSKKELKELKGSILSVATAQGVRVEKIKDTRNLIFMAFSFEGAYLKVEMNYAKKGLHPVAMRFEKVDGTYTEVLALSAEELILEKMAAYSDRRFIRDIYDMYILSDYVKDTRSIRGKVLAFTDRIEKPVNEKDLAALIYAGPVPSFRNMVEHIRGRFS from the coding sequence ATGGACCTACCAATAATAAAGCTGCTGAAGAGACGCGAATACCAAGATCTCGCGAAGTTCCAGGACATGGTAGTAACAGCGCTGTACCAAGCCGACAGCAGGATTGTGCTGCATGGAGGTACGGCAATATGGCGTTGCTTCTCCGGTAGCAGGCTATCATATGACATAGACGCGTACGTTTCGTCCAAAAAAGAGCTCAAGGAGCTGAAGGGGAGTATTCTATCTGTCGCAACCGCCCAGGGCGTGAGGGTGGAAAAGATAAAAGACACCAGAAATCTGATTTTCATGGCGTTCTCGTTCGAGGGCGCATACCTTAAGGTGGAAATGAACTACGCGAAAAAGGGTTTGCATCCCGTAGCAATGAGATTCGAGAAGGTCGACGGCACGTACACCGAGGTGCTGGCGCTCTCTGCAGAAGAGCTGATACTCGAGAAGATGGCAGCGTACTCCGACCGGAGATTCATACGTGACATCTACGACATGTATATACTCAGCGATTACGTCAAGGACACACGCAGCATAAGGGGCAAAGTGCTTGCGTTTACCGATAGGATAGAGAAGCCCGTCAATGAGAAGGACCTTGCAGCGCTGATCTATGCCGGGCCCGTGCCCTCGTTCAGGAACATGGTTGAGCACATAAGGGGGCGTTTCTCTTGA